The Streptomyces rubrogriseus genomic sequence TGGTTGGTGCCGCCCCAGCAGTCGTACATCTGCAGGAGCGCGCCGTCGGTCCGGCTGCCGCCCAGCACGTCGAGACACCGGTTCGAACCGACACCGCGCAGGGCACCGCTGCCGGCCGCCTGGGCGGGGGCGGTGGCGACGAGCAGCGCCGCCAGCGCGGCCAGGGCCGCGACCACGGCGGCTAGCACCGCGGACGTGTGCCCGCGGCTGAGACTTCCTCTGTGCATGGGAACTCCCTCAACTTGGGTGGGTGGTTCCTTGCCGGGCAGGAGAGCGACACGGCATGTTCGTAATATCGAACGCCGATCGAAGGATCGAGCGCTCCGCATCATAGAGAACCGGTGAACGCCGTCAATACCTCTCGCATGTATCGCTGCCACCCCGAAACATTCACCAGGGGCGACGCACCCAATGCCGCACGTCACACGGCACTTCCTCAAGCGATGGCTCGAAACCCCGCAGATCAGGCCGGATTCACTCGACTTCGAAAGTTTCGAACGAGAACTGAAACTTTCTTAGCGCCAAGTATTGACCGAGCATCGTCAACACCTCAATCATTCCTGTCTGACTTCCCTGCGCTCCAGTCCTTCCGTGACCACTACTTTGGAGGCACAGTCATGGGCTCCTACGCCCTTCCCAGATCCGGTGTCCGCAGGAGCATTCGCGTCCTGCTGCTGGCACTGGTCGTCGGCGTCCTCGGCACGGCCACCGCACTGATCGCGCCGCCGGGGGCGCACGCCGCAGAGAGCACGCTGGGCGCCGCGGCGGCGCAGAGCGGCCGCTACTTCGGCACCGCCATCGCCTCGGGCAGGTTGAGCGACTCGACGTACACGTCGATCGCGGGCCGTGAGTTCAACATGGTGACGGCCGAGAACGAGATGAAGATCGACGCCACCGAACCGCAGCGGGGCCAGTTCAACTTCAGCTCCGCCGACCGCGTCTACAACTGGGCGGTGCAGAACGGCAAACAGGTGCGCGGCCACACCCTGGCCTGGCACTCCCAGCAGCCCGGCTGGATGCAGAGCCTCAGCGGCAGCGCGCTGCGCCAGGCGATGATCGACCACATCAACGGCGTGATGGCCCATTACAAGGGCAAGATCGTCCAGTGGGACGTCGTGAACGAGGCCTTCGCCGACGGCAGTTCGGGAGCCCGACGGGACTCCAACCTGCAACGCAGCGGCAACGACTGGATCGAGGTCGCCTTCCGCACCGCGCGCGCCGCCGACCCGTCCGCCAAGCTCTGCTACAACGACTACAACGTCGAGAACTGGACCTGGGCCAAGACCCAGGCCATGTACAACATGGTGCGGGACTTCAAGCAGCGCGGCGTGCCGATCGACTGCGTCGGCTTCCAGTCGCACTTCAACAGCGGCAGCCCCTACGACAGCAACTTCCGCACCACCCTGCAGAACTTCGCCGCCCTCGGCGTCGACGTGGCCATCACCGAACTCGACATCCAGGGCGCCCCGGCCTCCACCTACGCCAACGTGACCAACGACTGCCTGGCCGTCTCGCGCTGCCTCGGCATCACCGTCTGGGGTGTGCGCGACAGCGACTCCTGGCGATCGGAGCAGACGCCGTTGCTGTTCAACAACAACGGCAGCAAGAAGGCCGCCTACACCGCCGTCCTCGACGCACTCAACGGCGGCGACTCCTCGGAGCCCCCCGCGGACGGGGGACAGATCAAGGGCGTCGGTTCGGGCCGCTGCCTCGACGTGCCCGACGCCAGTACCTCCGACGGCACCCAGCTCCAGCTGTGGGACTGCCACAGCGGCACCAACCAGCAGTGGACCTACACCGACGCCGGAGAGCTAAGGGTCTACGGCGACAAGTGCCTGGACGCCGCCGGCACCGGGAACGGGACCAAGGTCCAGATCTACAGCTGCTGGGGCGGAGACAACCAGAAATGGCGCCTCGGCTCCGACGGGTCCGTCGTCGGCGTCCAGTCCGGCCTCTGCCTCGACGCCGTCGGCGGCGGCACCGCCAACGGAACCCTGATCCAGCTCTACTCCTGCTCGAACGGCGCCAACCAGCACTGGACCCGCACCTGACGGGACAGCGCCGACGATCCCCGGGTCGCCGACGCGGCCGCCGGTTCGTCGGCGCTCGTCGGCGCTCGTCGGCGCTCGTCGGCGCTCGTCGGCGCTCGTCGGCGCTCAACGACTCGTCGTCGTCATTCGTATCGCAGGCGCAGTGACTCCCGTTCGGCCTCCTCGATCTGGTCCAGAGTCAGGCCGGGCAGGTTCAGCTGCGCCAGGGTCACCTCGGCGCTGGTCGGCTGGGCGTCGGCGGACGGCCAGCGTTCCGGTCGCCAGGCGTCGGCGCGCAGCAGTGACTTCGGACAGTGCGGATAGACCTGCTCGACCTGCACCACCAGCGCGGTGACCGGCGGCTTTCCGACCGGAGTGAGCCGGGCGAGCAGCTCCGGGCGGGCCGAAACGCAGGCGCGTCCGTTGACCCGCAGCGTGGTCGGACGCCCGGGGACGAGGAAGAGCAGCCCCAGGCGTCCGGTCTCCAGCACGTTGCGCAGGGTGTCGAGCCGTTTGTTGCCGGTCGCGTCCGGGATCACCAGGGTCTGCTCGTCCAGCACCGAGACGAACCCGGCCGGGCCGCCACGTGGCGTCACGTCGGCCCGGCCCTCGCGGTCCGCGCTGCCGATGAACACCAGTGAGGAACAGCCGATCAGCGCCCGGGCCTCCTCGGTCAGGCGGTCGGTCTCCTTGCGCAGCGCGTTCGGGTTCGGCTGCGGGTAGAGCTCACGCAGCTGGTCCGGGCCGGTGAGGGCGTCCGCCCGGAGGAGGTCGAAGAGCGAGCCGGCCGCATCGTCGTCCGGGCGGTCTTCGACGGCACGCGCGATGAGGTCGTGGATCAGGTATTCCCCTGGTCCGCGGTTCTCCTTGAGTCGGTCGAGATCGCCGGGGCCGAACCAGTCGTAGGCGGAGTGCTTGGACCATTCCAGCCTCGGGTGGTCCAGGTCGCCGTCCACCTCGACCAGGTAGTCGGCCTCGTGACGCAGGCCGCCGCCGTCGTCCCCCGTCCAGGTCGTGGTGCCGAGGAACCGTCGCACGTGGGTCAGGCGCCAGCCGGTCTCCTCCTCGACTTCACGTGCGAGTGCCTCCAGAAGCGTTTCGCCCTCCTCGACATGACCGCCCACGATGTCCCAGGCCCCGGGGAACAGGCGGCGGTCCCGGCTCCGCTTCTGAGCGAAGGCATGACCCTCCCGATTGAGGATGACCGCGCCGACGGTCCAGACCTCGTCCGCACCGGGGCTGGGCACCTCGACATCATCGTTGACCGTGAACGACCGTTCGTGAGCGAGCATGACCGATAGCGTAGAGCCGCGACGGACGGCAGCACCCGATCCACGAACCGGCGACTGGGGAACGACACCATGAGATGGGACAACCACCGCGTCGTCGTCACGGCCGCCGGCCGGGACTTCGGACGAACCCTGGCCATCCGCCTCGCGGACCTCGGCGCCGAGGTCTTCCTCTCGGCACGCCGACTCGCCGCCGCCCAACGGGTCCGCGACGAGATCCGCGACCGCGGACACCGGCGGGTGCACGCCTTCGCCTGCGACCTGACCGACCCCGCCTCGATCCGCGGCTTCGCCTCCGGCGTCGCGGAACGCACCGACCGCGTCGACGTACTCGTCAACAACGGCTCCCGCTACCTCACGGGGCCGGACCTGCTGTCGGCAACCGACGCCGACGTCGTCGACACCATCGCCTCCGGCGCCACCGGCACGGTCCTGACCACGAGGGCCTTCCTCCCCCTCCTGCTCAACTCGGACACGCCCGACGTCGTGACGATGGTCTCCGCCTGCGGAGCACCGGGCCACCACCGCTCGGACGCGCACGACGCCTTCTACGCGGCCAAGAGCGCCCAGGCGGGGTTCACCGAGATCCTCTCCAAGCGCCTGCGCTCCCAAGGAGTCCGGGTGATCTCGCTCTACCCGCCCGACTTCGACAACCCCGACCCGCTCTCCGAGGAGTGGGAGACCACTTCGCGCGGAGCCGAGGACGCCCTCACCGCGCAGTCGCTCGTGGAGTGCATCCTCTTCGCCGTCGCCCAGCCTCGCGACTGCTTCATCAAGGCGTTCCACTTCGAACAGGTCTGACCGACCTTCGCGAGCGGGGGCGCCGGGTGCCGAGTTGACCCTCCCCCTACGTCGGGCTCGAAGCTGTGGGCCGACGAAGGGGCAGGTGGATGAGCTACTCCGTGGGACAGGTCTCGGCCTTCGCCGGGGTGACGGTGCGAACGCTGCATCACTACGACAAGGCGGGGCTGCTTTCGCCCAGCGACCGCAGCCACGCCGGATACCGGCTCTACGGCGAGGCCGACCTGGTCCGTCTCCAGCAGATCCTCTTCTACCGGGAACTCGGCTTCCCTCTCGACGAGATCGCCGCGATCTTCAAGGATCCGCAGGTGAACCCGCTGGAGCGGCTCCGGGCCCGGCAGCGGCAGCGGCAGCTGAACGAGGAGATCGACCGGCTGCGGCGGCCGGCCGAGGTGGCCGAGCGGGCCATCGAGGTCCAGAAGACCGGGGTGTCCCTGACTCCCGAGGAGCGCTTCGAGGTGTTCGGCGAGGTGACCTTCGACCTGAGTTACGCCACCGAGGCAGAGCTGAGGTGGGCGCACTCGGAGGGACGGCGCGAGGCGATGTCGCGCGCGGACGCCCACACCAAGGAGGACTGGCGCCGGCTCATGGGCGAGCCCGCCGCCTGGCGCGCGGAACTGCTCGCCGCCTTCGACGAAGGGGAGCCGAGCCGCGGCGGGCGGGCCATGGACCTCGCGGAGGAACACCGCCTGCACATCGCACGCTGGTTCACCTCCTGCCCGCCCGCCATGCACCGGCGCATCGCCGACGACTTCGCCGCCGCCCCGCGCGCCTTCGCGCTGGTCGTACCCCCGCCGCAGCAACGCCCGGGCCTGGCCGCCTATCTGGGCGCCGAACTGCGCCGGGCCGGCCATGACGTCGCCCTCGCCGCCACCGGCACCTTCGCGCCGCGCCCGCGACGCGGGGCTGGAGTTCCGGAGCCTGCCCGCGGACACGCGGGTGCAGGGCGAGGTCACGGGGAAACGCGACCTGATGCGAACCGCTGCCGCCTTCATCACGGAACTGGGGCAGGGCTTCGCCGACGCCGTGGCCCAAGGCACGGATCTTCTCCTGCTGTCGGCCACCACGGCCCCCCTCGGCTGGCACCTCACCGAGGCCACCGGCACACCGAGCCTCGGCGTGTACCTCCAGCTCACCGCGCCGACCGGCGACTTCCCACCCGTCGTGACCGGTTCCCGCTCACTGGGCCGGCTCGCCAACCGGGCAACAGGACGTTTCGCCCTGCGCATGGCCGACCGCGTCTACACACAGGCCGCCGCCCAACTGCGCCACCGCCTCGCCCTCCCCCTCCGAGGTACGCCGACGCCAGGGACGGGCGAACTGGCCCATCCTGCACGGCTTCAGCACGATCCTGGTGCCCCGCCCCTCCGACTGGCGCCCCGGCCTGGACGTCGCGGGCAACTGGTGGCCCCGTCACGACCCGGCCGACCGGCTGCCCGCCGCCCTCGAGGACTTCCTGGCCGCCGGACCCCGGCCCGTCCTCGTCGGCTTCGGCAGCATGGCCTCCGGCCACGGGGAACGGCTGAGTGAGCTCGCTGTGCGCGCCCTGCGCGGCGCAGGGCTGCGCGGCATCCTCCAGGCGGGCAGCGCCGGACTCGCCGCCGGCGGGGACGACGTACTCACTGTCGGGGACGTACCGCACACTCTCCTGTTCCCGCGCCTGGCCGCGGTGGTCCATCACGGCGGGGCCGG encodes the following:
- a CDS encoding endo-1,4-beta-xylanase, yielding MGSYALPRSGVRRSIRVLLLALVVGVLGTATALIAPPGAHAAESTLGAAAAQSGRYFGTAIASGRLSDSTYTSIAGREFNMVTAENEMKIDATEPQRGQFNFSSADRVYNWAVQNGKQVRGHTLAWHSQQPGWMQSLSGSALRQAMIDHINGVMAHYKGKIVQWDVVNEAFADGSSGARRDSNLQRSGNDWIEVAFRTARAADPSAKLCYNDYNVENWTWAKTQAMYNMVRDFKQRGVPIDCVGFQSHFNSGSPYDSNFRTTLQNFAALGVDVAITELDIQGAPASTYANVTNDCLAVSRCLGITVWGVRDSDSWRSEQTPLLFNNNGSKKAAYTAVLDALNGGDSSEPPADGGQIKGVGSGRCLDVPDASTSDGTQLQLWDCHSGTNQQWTYTDAGELRVYGDKCLDAAGTGNGTKVQIYSCWGGDNQKWRLGSDGSVVGVQSGLCLDAVGGGTANGTLIQLYSCSNGANQHWTRT
- a CDS encoding MSMEG_1061 family FMN-dependent PPOX-type flavoprotein; the protein is MIHDLIARAVEDRPDDDAAGSLFDLLRADALTGPDQLRELYPQPNPNALRKETDRLTEEARALIGCSSLVFIGSADREGRADVTPRGGPAGFVSVLDEQTLVIPDATGNKRLDTLRNVLETGRLGLLFLVPGRPTTLRVNGRACVSARPELLARLTPVGKPPVTALVVQVEQVYPHCPKSLLRADAWRPERWPSADAQPTSAEVTLAQLNLPGLTLDQIEEAERESLRLRYE
- a CDS encoding SDR family oxidoreductase, giving the protein MRWDNHRVVVTAAGRDFGRTLAIRLADLGAEVFLSARRLAAAQRVRDEIRDRGHRRVHAFACDLTDPASIRGFASGVAERTDRVDVLVNNGSRYLTGPDLLSATDADVVDTIASGATGTVLTTRAFLPLLLNSDTPDVVTMVSACGAPGHHRSDAHDAFYAAKSAQAGFTEILSKRLRSQGVRVISLYPPDFDNPDPLSEEWETTSRGAEDALTAQSLVECILFAVAQPRDCFIKAFHFEQV